One segment of Drosophila mauritiana strain mau12 chromosome 3R, ASM438214v1, whole genome shotgun sequence DNA contains the following:
- the LOC117142567 gene encoding AF4/FMR2 family member 4 isoform X6, with amino-acid sequence MIGSFWNLCRACPSMPVDKLHSEYRSTYRWHEFTGNSRPEVVRRAPAPNPSQFVGATNEPPLPRRKKCPELAYKSHEFIIGSEYTDGRRDASAHRLARSEERGGTPSRRSKSEGPPVVPNGRAYPIATEIDGTTRKQAATLHELEPLVSDTDDRKTHEKQVTIVERKITSRPFSQAIDQERLNHFITKKENFGFADAAVAAAALKDEVDNRQQAGESGQVVVMNGSAPPHSKPNLDLWFKEMVELRKKAGEYKCRGWGIEIDPELYKKQKDLWDQVSKRSSLSALSLASSVHRPITKEEKEQENNKKSTPLQKAQKPRVPGQAFLIDNKDEISALPARFSNIRHHLERTTGPDVEEGALLPSPTREKLMPAITKRESESQRGSPKKTALSRHGSPQKGSPQKGSPKKVLKTRSQSAGPGVAENESPKRQIRSASQAPSSRKKTPTTGSGSERKARPSTLSTTFQSRIKSSSLPPPNGRVASAPPATAAAAAAAASAAKSALNANQAHANQSQSSHAKSGSISGRISKPPATSAQQQQQQQQQQQMRKKDKDRSNSSCIGSGSHVGAGSGSQANSVKHLQNKQKQQQLQQQQQQKQQQQQQPQQQKQQQKQQQQLDVAAAAATAAAAATSASPQNPTRPATINIKRLTVPGQDRKLAENEGEDGRETAISISSCSPQPPVPEVPEEPLVKSPPEPTRVKSPEQIIMRSPDPVNWTVPLDTGKTFTVTQNVKDGENYSRPQSEIKASTPVEKPPPPPQSAPPQLTEQAKMDAWKSCSPTTSAAIYGKTLTPHATPTGQPGGAVRCTVAQDEPPQQPDPAMSSSSSTGTASTARTTAAEVLEKARDRFDRFWGSSSASKEESV; translated from the exons ATGATTGGCTCATTCTGGAATCTGTGCAGAGCGTGCCCATCAATGCCGGTAGACAAG CTCCACTCAGAGTATCGGAGCACTTATCGCTGGCATGAATTTACGGGCAACTCGCGGCCAGAGGTTGTGCGACGGGCACCTGCCCCAAACCCAAGTCAATTTGTTG GAGCGACAAATGAGCCGCCATTGCCGCGCCGGAAAAAATGTCCAGAATTAGCATATAAATCGCACGAGTTTATTATAGGATCGGAATATACAGATGGACGCCGGGATGCCAGTGCACATCGTTTGGCGAGA TCGGAGGAGCGCGGTGGCACACCTTCGCGCCGCAGCAAATCGGAGGGACCACCCGTTGTGCCCAATGGACGTGCGTATCCCATTGCCACGGAGATCGACGGAACCACAAGAAAACAG GCGG CTACTCTACATGAGTTGGAGCCCTTGGTTAGCGATACGGATGATAGAAAAACGCACGAGAA ACAAGTGACCATTGTGGAGCGCAAGATCACCTCGCGTCCCTTCTCGCAGGCCATCGACCAAGAGCGCCTGAACCACTTCATCACGAAAAAGGAGAACTTTGGCTTCGCCGATGCCGCCGTGGCCGCCGCGGCCCTCAAGGACGAGGTGGACAACCGGCAGCAGGCCGGCGAATCTGGCCAGGTGGTGGTCATGAACGGCTCCGCCCCGCCGCACTCGAAACCGAATTTGGATTTGTGGTTCAAGGAGATGGTGGAGCTGCGCAAAAAGGCCGGCGAATACAAG TGTCGCGGTTGGGGCATAGAAATTGACCCGGAATTGTATAAGAAACAGAAGGATCTATGGGATCAGGTTTCAAAGCGCAGCTCACTTTCGGCACTTTCTCTAGCCTCTTCTGTTCATAG ACCCATTACAAAGGAGGAGAAGGAACAGGAGAACAATAAGAAGTCCACGCCATTGCAGAAGGCCCAGAAGCCGCGTGTTCCTGGCCAAGCCTTTTTGATTGATAATAAGGATGAGATTTCAGCACTGCCAGCACGCTTTAGCAATATACGCCATCACCTTGAACGCACCACAGGTCCGG ATGTGGAAGAGGGAGCTTTGTTGCCCTCGCCAACGCGCGAGAAGCTGATGCCGGCTATTACCAAGCGGGAATCGGAGTCTCAGCGAGGAAGTCCCAAGAAGACCGCCTTGTCCAGGCACGGATCGCCCCAGAAGGGTAGTCCTCAAAAGGGCAGCCCCAAGAAGGTCCTTAAAA CCCGGTCGCAATCGGCGGGTCCGGGCGTTGCTGAGAATGAGTCACCGAAGCGGCAGATCCGGTCGGCGAGTCAGGCGCCCAGCAGCCGTAAAAAGACGCCGACAACCGGAAGCGGAAGCGAACGCAAGGCACGCCCAT CCACCCTATCCACAACATTCCAATCCCGCATTAAAAGTAGTTCCTTGCCACCGCCCAACGGTAGAGTAGCCTCAGCGCCGCCagccactgcagcagcagcagccgcagcagcatccGCAGCCAAATCAGCATTAAACGCTAATCAGGCTCATGCTAATCAATCACAATCATCACATGCCAAGAGCGGTAGCATCAGCGGCAGAATTTCAAAGCCACCGGCCACATCCgcccaacagcaacaacagcagcaacagcaacagcaaatgcGTAAGAAAGACAAAGATAGATCGAATAGTAGTTGCATTGGCAGTGGTAGTCATGTTGGTGCTGGTAGCGGTAGTCAAGCAAATAGTGTCAAGCATCTGCAGAataagcaaaagcaacaacaactacagcagcaacagcaacaaaagcaacaacaacaacagcaaccgcaacagcaaaagcagcagcaaaaacagcagcagcaactcgatgttgcagcagcagcagcaacagcagcagcagcagcaacatcggcaTCTCCCCAAAACCCAACCCGGCCTGCCACCATCAACATCAAACGGCTCACGGTACCAGGTCAGGATAGAAAATTGGCTGAAA ACGAAGGCGAGGATGGTCGTGAGactgccatttccatttccagcTGCAGTCCCCAGCCTCCGGTGCCGGAGGTGCCCGAGGAGCCCCTGGTGAAGTCGCCACCAGAACCGACCCGGGTCAAGTCCCCGGAGCAGATCATAATGCGCTCTCCCGATCCAGTCAACTGGACGGTGCCCCTGGACACTGGCAAAACCTTCACGGTGACGCAGAATGTCAAAGATG GGGAGAACTACAGCCGACCTCAGAGCGAGATTAAAGCGTCGACACCGGTGGAGAAGCCCCCACCGCCACCACAATCGGCTCCGCCACAACTAACCGAACAGGCTAAGATGGACG CCTGGAAGTCCTGCAGTCCGACCACCAGTGCCGCGATCTACGGCAAAACGCTGACGCcccatgccacgcccaccggcCAGCCGGGCGGCGCGGTGCGCTGCACTGTCGCCCAGGATGAGCCGCCTCAGCAGCCGGATCCTGCGAtgtcgtcctcctcgtcgACGGGCACTGCCTCCACCGCCCGGACAACTGCCGCCGAGGTCCTGGAGAAGGCTCGCGACCGATTCGATCGATTCtggggcagcagcagcgccagcaAGGAGGAGAGCGTCTAG
- the LOC117142567 gene encoding uncharacterized protein LOC117142567 isoform X7, giving the protein MIGSFWNLCRACPSMPVDKQLHSEYRSTYRWHEFTGNSRPEVVRRAPAPNPSQFVGATNEPPLPRRKKCPELAYKSHEFIIGSEYTDGRRDASAHRLARSEERGGTPSRRSKSEGPPVVPNGRAYPIATEIDGTTRKQAGESNGLLKKTINKLSTEYRLQFVWPTVRRIKGGGEATSRAAAGDYPRKSISLGALRSGGQGHSHTQNQNQSQSQGLTQAQNGHTHHTMMGGGAGLPTVHKKRTTNQKEATLHELEPLVSDTDDRKTHEKQVTIVERKITSRPFSQAIDQERLNHFITKKENFGFADAAVAAAALKDEVDNRQQAGESGQVVVMNGSAPPHSKPNLDLWFKEMVELRKKAGEYKCRGWGIEIDPELYKKQKDLWDQVSKRSSLSALSLASSVHRPITKEEKEQENNKKSTPLQKAQKPRVPGQAFLIDNKDEISALPARFSNIRHHLERTTGPDVEEGALLPSPTREKLMPAITKRESESQRGSPKKTALSRHGSPQKGSPQKGSPKKVLKTRSQSAGPGVAENESPKRQIRSASQAPSSRKKTPTTGSGSERKARPSTLSTTFQSRIKSSSLPPPNGRVASAPPATAAAAAAAASAAKSALNANQAHANQSQSSHAKSGSISGRISKPPATSAQQQQQQQQQQQMHEGEDGRETAISISSCSPQPPVPEVPEEPLVKSPPEPTRVKSPEQIIMRSPDPVNWTVPLDTGKTFTVTQNVKDGENYSRPQSEIKASTPVEKPPPPPQSAPPQLTEQAKMDAWKSCSPTTSAAIYGKTLTPHATPTGQPGGAVRCTVAQDEPPQQPDPAMSSSSSTGTASTARTTAAEVLEKARDRFDRFWGSSSASKEESV; this is encoded by the exons ATGATTGGCTCATTCTGGAATCTGTGCAGAGCGTGCCCATCAATGCCGGTAGACAAG CAGCTCCACTCAGAGTATCGGAGCACTTATCGCTGGCATGAATTTACGGGCAACTCGCGGCCAGAGGTTGTGCGACGGGCACCTGCCCCAAACCCAAGTCAATTTGTTG GAGCGACAAATGAGCCGCCATTGCCGCGCCGGAAAAAATGTCCAGAATTAGCATATAAATCGCACGAGTTTATTATAGGATCGGAATATACAGATGGACGCCGGGATGCCAGTGCACATCGTTTGGCGAGA TCGGAGGAGCGCGGTGGCACACCTTCGCGCCGCAGCAAATCGGAGGGACCACCCGTTGTGCCCAATGGACGTGCGTATCCCATTGCCACGGAGATCGACGGAACCACAAGAAAACAG GCGGGTGAGTCAAATGGGCTATTGAAAAAGACCATCAATAAGTTGAGCACTGAGTACCGCCTGCAATTCGTCTGGCCCACCGTCCGACGCATAAAGGGCGGCGGCGAGGCGACGTCTAGGGCCGCTGCCGGCGACTATCCGAGAAAGTCCATATCGCTGGGCGCCCTTCGGTCCGGCGGCCAAGGTCACAGTCACACCCAAAACCAGAATCAGAGCCAGAGTCAGGGTCTGACCCAAGCCCAGAATGGTCACACACATCACACGATGATGGGTGGCGGTGCGGGCTTGCCGACGGTGCATAAAAAACGAACAACAAATCAGAAAGAAG CTACTCTACATGAGTTGGAGCCCTTGGTTAGCGATACGGATGATAGAAAAACGCACGAGAA ACAAGTGACCATTGTGGAGCGCAAGATCACCTCGCGTCCCTTCTCGCAGGCCATCGACCAAGAGCGCCTGAACCACTTCATCACGAAAAAGGAGAACTTTGGCTTCGCCGATGCCGCCGTGGCCGCCGCGGCCCTCAAGGACGAGGTGGACAACCGGCAGCAGGCCGGCGAATCTGGCCAGGTGGTGGTCATGAACGGCTCCGCCCCGCCGCACTCGAAACCGAATTTGGATTTGTGGTTCAAGGAGATGGTGGAGCTGCGCAAAAAGGCCGGCGAATACAAG TGTCGCGGTTGGGGCATAGAAATTGACCCGGAATTGTATAAGAAACAGAAGGATCTATGGGATCAGGTTTCAAAGCGCAGCTCACTTTCGGCACTTTCTCTAGCCTCTTCTGTTCATAG ACCCATTACAAAGGAGGAGAAGGAACAGGAGAACAATAAGAAGTCCACGCCATTGCAGAAGGCCCAGAAGCCGCGTGTTCCTGGCCAAGCCTTTTTGATTGATAATAAGGATGAGATTTCAGCACTGCCAGCACGCTTTAGCAATATACGCCATCACCTTGAACGCACCACAGGTCCGG ATGTGGAAGAGGGAGCTTTGTTGCCCTCGCCAACGCGCGAGAAGCTGATGCCGGCTATTACCAAGCGGGAATCGGAGTCTCAGCGAGGAAGTCCCAAGAAGACCGCCTTGTCCAGGCACGGATCGCCCCAGAAGGGTAGTCCTCAAAAGGGCAGCCCCAAGAAGGTCCTTAAAA CCCGGTCGCAATCGGCGGGTCCGGGCGTTGCTGAGAATGAGTCACCGAAGCGGCAGATCCGGTCGGCGAGTCAGGCGCCCAGCAGCCGTAAAAAGACGCCGACAACCGGAAGCGGAAGCGAACGCAAGGCACGCCCAT CCACCCTATCCACAACATTCCAATCCCGCATTAAAAGTAGTTCCTTGCCACCGCCCAACGGTAGAGTAGCCTCAGCGCCGCCagccactgcagcagcagcagccgcagcagcatccGCAGCCAAATCAGCATTAAACGCTAATCAGGCTCATGCTAATCAATCACAATCATCACATGCCAAGAGCGGTAGCATCAGCGGCAGAATTTCAAAGCCACCGGCCACATCCgcccaacagcaacaacagcagcaacagcaacagcaaatgc ACGAAGGCGAGGATGGTCGTGAGactgccatttccatttccagcTGCAGTCCCCAGCCTCCGGTGCCGGAGGTGCCCGAGGAGCCCCTGGTGAAGTCGCCACCAGAACCGACCCGGGTCAAGTCCCCGGAGCAGATCATAATGCGCTCTCCCGATCCAGTCAACTGGACGGTGCCCCTGGACACTGGCAAAACCTTCACGGTGACGCAGAATGTCAAAGATG GGGAGAACTACAGCCGACCTCAGAGCGAGATTAAAGCGTCGACACCGGTGGAGAAGCCCCCACCGCCACCACAATCGGCTCCGCCACAACTAACCGAACAGGCTAAGATGGACG CCTGGAAGTCCTGCAGTCCGACCACCAGTGCCGCGATCTACGGCAAAACGCTGACGCcccatgccacgcccaccggcCAGCCGGGCGGCGCGGTGCGCTGCACTGTCGCCCAGGATGAGCCGCCTCAGCAGCCGGATCCTGCGAtgtcgtcctcctcgtcgACGGGCACTGCCTCCACCGCCCGGACAACTGCCGCCGAGGTCCTGGAGAAGGCTCGCGACCGATTCGATCGATTCtggggcagcagcagcgccagcaAGGAGGAGAGCGTCTAG
- the LOC117142567 gene encoding actin cytoskeleton-regulatory complex protein PAN1 isoform X9, which yields MIGSFWNLCRACPSMPVDKQLHSEYRSTYRWHEFTGNSRPEVVRRAPAPNPSQFVGATNEPPLPRRKKCPELAYKSHEFIIGSEYTDGRRDASAHRLARSEERGGTPSRRSKSEGPPVVPNGRAYPIATEIDGTTRKQAGESNGLLKKTINKLSTEYRLQFVWPTVRRIKGGGEATSRAAAGDYPRKSISLGALRSGGQGHSHTQNQNQSQSQGLTQAQNGHTHHTMMGGGAGLPTVHKKRTTNQKEATLHELEPLVSDTDDRKTHEKQVTIVERKITSRPFSQAIDQERLNHFITKKENFGFADAAVAAAALKDEVDNRQQAGESGQVVVMNGSAPPHSKPNLDLWFKEMVELRKKAGEYKCRGWGIEIDPELYKKQKDLWDQVSKRSSLSALSLASSVHRPITKEEKEQENNKKSTPLQKAQKPRVPGQAFLIDNKDEISALPARFSNIRHHLERTTGPDVEEGALLPSPTREKLMPAITKRESESQRGSPKKTALSRHGSPQKGSPQKGSPKKVLKTRSQSAGPGVAENESPKRQIRSASQAPSSRKKTPTTGSGSERKARPYEGEDGRETAISISSCSPQPPVPEVPEEPLVKSPPEPTRVKSPEQIIMRSPDPVNWTVPLDTGKTFTVTQNVKDGENYSRPQSEIKASTPVEKPPPPPQSAPPQLTEQAKMDAWKSCSPTTSAAIYGKTLTPHATPTGQPGGAVRCTVAQDEPPQQPDPAMSSSSSTGTASTARTTAAEVLEKARDRFDRFWGSSSASKEESV from the exons ATGATTGGCTCATTCTGGAATCTGTGCAGAGCGTGCCCATCAATGCCGGTAGACAAG CAGCTCCACTCAGAGTATCGGAGCACTTATCGCTGGCATGAATTTACGGGCAACTCGCGGCCAGAGGTTGTGCGACGGGCACCTGCCCCAAACCCAAGTCAATTTGTTG GAGCGACAAATGAGCCGCCATTGCCGCGCCGGAAAAAATGTCCAGAATTAGCATATAAATCGCACGAGTTTATTATAGGATCGGAATATACAGATGGACGCCGGGATGCCAGTGCACATCGTTTGGCGAGA TCGGAGGAGCGCGGTGGCACACCTTCGCGCCGCAGCAAATCGGAGGGACCACCCGTTGTGCCCAATGGACGTGCGTATCCCATTGCCACGGAGATCGACGGAACCACAAGAAAACAG GCGGGTGAGTCAAATGGGCTATTGAAAAAGACCATCAATAAGTTGAGCACTGAGTACCGCCTGCAATTCGTCTGGCCCACCGTCCGACGCATAAAGGGCGGCGGCGAGGCGACGTCTAGGGCCGCTGCCGGCGACTATCCGAGAAAGTCCATATCGCTGGGCGCCCTTCGGTCCGGCGGCCAAGGTCACAGTCACACCCAAAACCAGAATCAGAGCCAGAGTCAGGGTCTGACCCAAGCCCAGAATGGTCACACACATCACACGATGATGGGTGGCGGTGCGGGCTTGCCGACGGTGCATAAAAAACGAACAACAAATCAGAAAGAAG CTACTCTACATGAGTTGGAGCCCTTGGTTAGCGATACGGATGATAGAAAAACGCACGAGAA ACAAGTGACCATTGTGGAGCGCAAGATCACCTCGCGTCCCTTCTCGCAGGCCATCGACCAAGAGCGCCTGAACCACTTCATCACGAAAAAGGAGAACTTTGGCTTCGCCGATGCCGCCGTGGCCGCCGCGGCCCTCAAGGACGAGGTGGACAACCGGCAGCAGGCCGGCGAATCTGGCCAGGTGGTGGTCATGAACGGCTCCGCCCCGCCGCACTCGAAACCGAATTTGGATTTGTGGTTCAAGGAGATGGTGGAGCTGCGCAAAAAGGCCGGCGAATACAAG TGTCGCGGTTGGGGCATAGAAATTGACCCGGAATTGTATAAGAAACAGAAGGATCTATGGGATCAGGTTTCAAAGCGCAGCTCACTTTCGGCACTTTCTCTAGCCTCTTCTGTTCATAG ACCCATTACAAAGGAGGAGAAGGAACAGGAGAACAATAAGAAGTCCACGCCATTGCAGAAGGCCCAGAAGCCGCGTGTTCCTGGCCAAGCCTTTTTGATTGATAATAAGGATGAGATTTCAGCACTGCCAGCACGCTTTAGCAATATACGCCATCACCTTGAACGCACCACAGGTCCGG ATGTGGAAGAGGGAGCTTTGTTGCCCTCGCCAACGCGCGAGAAGCTGATGCCGGCTATTACCAAGCGGGAATCGGAGTCTCAGCGAGGAAGTCCCAAGAAGACCGCCTTGTCCAGGCACGGATCGCCCCAGAAGGGTAGTCCTCAAAAGGGCAGCCCCAAGAAGGTCCTTAAAA CCCGGTCGCAATCGGCGGGTCCGGGCGTTGCTGAGAATGAGTCACCGAAGCGGCAGATCCGGTCGGCGAGTCAGGCGCCCAGCAGCCGTAAAAAGACGCCGACAACCGGAAGCGGAAGCGAACGCAAGGCACGCCCAT ACGAAGGCGAGGATGGTCGTGAGactgccatttccatttccagcTGCAGTCCCCAGCCTCCGGTGCCGGAGGTGCCCGAGGAGCCCCTGGTGAAGTCGCCACCAGAACCGACCCGGGTCAAGTCCCCGGAGCAGATCATAATGCGCTCTCCCGATCCAGTCAACTGGACGGTGCCCCTGGACACTGGCAAAACCTTCACGGTGACGCAGAATGTCAAAGATG GGGAGAACTACAGCCGACCTCAGAGCGAGATTAAAGCGTCGACACCGGTGGAGAAGCCCCCACCGCCACCACAATCGGCTCCGCCACAACTAACCGAACAGGCTAAGATGGACG CCTGGAAGTCCTGCAGTCCGACCACCAGTGCCGCGATCTACGGCAAAACGCTGACGCcccatgccacgcccaccggcCAGCCGGGCGGCGCGGTGCGCTGCACTGTCGCCCAGGATGAGCCGCCTCAGCAGCCGGATCCTGCGAtgtcgtcctcctcgtcgACGGGCACTGCCTCCACCGCCCGGACAACTGCCGCCGAGGTCCTGGAGAAGGCTCGCGACCGATTCGATCGATTCtggggcagcagcagcgccagcaAGGAGGAGAGCGTCTAG
- the LOC117142567 gene encoding AF4/FMR2 family member 4 isoform X2: MIGSFWNLCRACPSMPVDKLHSEYRSTYRWHEFTGNSRPEVVRRAPAPNPSQFVGATNEPPLPRRKKCPELAYKSHEFIIGSEYTDGRRDASAHRLARSEERGGTPSRRSKSEGPPVVPNGRAYPIATEIDGTTRKQAGESNGLLKKTINKLSTEYRLQFVWPTVRRIKGGGEATSRAAAGDYPRKSISLGALRSGGQGHSHTQNQNQSQSQGLTQAQNGHTHHTMMGGGAGLPTVHKKRTTNQKEATLHELEPLVSDTDDRKTHEKQVTIVERKITSRPFSQAIDQERLNHFITKKENFGFADAAVAAAALKDEVDNRQQAGESGQVVVMNGSAPPHSKPNLDLWFKEMVELRKKAGEYKCRGWGIEIDPELYKKQKDLWDQVSKRSSLSALSLASSVHRPITKEEKEQENNKKSTPLQKAQKPRVPGQAFLIDNKDEISALPARFSNIRHHLERTTGPDVEEGALLPSPTREKLMPAITKRESESQRGSPKKTALSRHGSPQKGSPQKGSPKKVLKTRSQSAGPGVAENESPKRQIRSASQAPSSRKKTPTTGSGSERKARPSTLSTTFQSRIKSSSLPPPNGRVASAPPATAAAAAAAASAAKSALNANQAHANQSQSSHAKSGSISGRISKPPATSAQQQQQQQQQQQMRKKDKDRSNSSCIGSGSHVGAGSGSQANSVKHLQNKQKQQQLQQQQQQKQQQQQQPQQQKQQQKQQQQLDVAAAAATAAAAATSASPQNPTRPATINIKRLTVPGQDRKLAENEGEDGRETAISISSCSPQPPVPEVPEEPLVKSPPEPTRVKSPEQIIMRSPDPVNWTVPLDTGKTFTVTQNVKDGENYSRPQSEIKASTPVEKPPPPPQSAPPQLTEQAKMDAWKSCSPTTSAAIYGKTLTPHATPTGQPGGAVRCTVAQDEPPQQPDPAMSSSSSTGTASTARTTAAEVLEKARDRFDRFWGSSSASKEESV, encoded by the exons ATGATTGGCTCATTCTGGAATCTGTGCAGAGCGTGCCCATCAATGCCGGTAGACAAG CTCCACTCAGAGTATCGGAGCACTTATCGCTGGCATGAATTTACGGGCAACTCGCGGCCAGAGGTTGTGCGACGGGCACCTGCCCCAAACCCAAGTCAATTTGTTG GAGCGACAAATGAGCCGCCATTGCCGCGCCGGAAAAAATGTCCAGAATTAGCATATAAATCGCACGAGTTTATTATAGGATCGGAATATACAGATGGACGCCGGGATGCCAGTGCACATCGTTTGGCGAGA TCGGAGGAGCGCGGTGGCACACCTTCGCGCCGCAGCAAATCGGAGGGACCACCCGTTGTGCCCAATGGACGTGCGTATCCCATTGCCACGGAGATCGACGGAACCACAAGAAAACAG GCGGGTGAGTCAAATGGGCTATTGAAAAAGACCATCAATAAGTTGAGCACTGAGTACCGCCTGCAATTCGTCTGGCCCACCGTCCGACGCATAAAGGGCGGCGGCGAGGCGACGTCTAGGGCCGCTGCCGGCGACTATCCGAGAAAGTCCATATCGCTGGGCGCCCTTCGGTCCGGCGGCCAAGGTCACAGTCACACCCAAAACCAGAATCAGAGCCAGAGTCAGGGTCTGACCCAAGCCCAGAATGGTCACACACATCACACGATGATGGGTGGCGGTGCGGGCTTGCCGACGGTGCATAAAAAACGAACAACAAATCAGAAAGAAG CTACTCTACATGAGTTGGAGCCCTTGGTTAGCGATACGGATGATAGAAAAACGCACGAGAA ACAAGTGACCATTGTGGAGCGCAAGATCACCTCGCGTCCCTTCTCGCAGGCCATCGACCAAGAGCGCCTGAACCACTTCATCACGAAAAAGGAGAACTTTGGCTTCGCCGATGCCGCCGTGGCCGCCGCGGCCCTCAAGGACGAGGTGGACAACCGGCAGCAGGCCGGCGAATCTGGCCAGGTGGTGGTCATGAACGGCTCCGCCCCGCCGCACTCGAAACCGAATTTGGATTTGTGGTTCAAGGAGATGGTGGAGCTGCGCAAAAAGGCCGGCGAATACAAG TGTCGCGGTTGGGGCATAGAAATTGACCCGGAATTGTATAAGAAACAGAAGGATCTATGGGATCAGGTTTCAAAGCGCAGCTCACTTTCGGCACTTTCTCTAGCCTCTTCTGTTCATAG ACCCATTACAAAGGAGGAGAAGGAACAGGAGAACAATAAGAAGTCCACGCCATTGCAGAAGGCCCAGAAGCCGCGTGTTCCTGGCCAAGCCTTTTTGATTGATAATAAGGATGAGATTTCAGCACTGCCAGCACGCTTTAGCAATATACGCCATCACCTTGAACGCACCACAGGTCCGG ATGTGGAAGAGGGAGCTTTGTTGCCCTCGCCAACGCGCGAGAAGCTGATGCCGGCTATTACCAAGCGGGAATCGGAGTCTCAGCGAGGAAGTCCCAAGAAGACCGCCTTGTCCAGGCACGGATCGCCCCAGAAGGGTAGTCCTCAAAAGGGCAGCCCCAAGAAGGTCCTTAAAA CCCGGTCGCAATCGGCGGGTCCGGGCGTTGCTGAGAATGAGTCACCGAAGCGGCAGATCCGGTCGGCGAGTCAGGCGCCCAGCAGCCGTAAAAAGACGCCGACAACCGGAAGCGGAAGCGAACGCAAGGCACGCCCAT CCACCCTATCCACAACATTCCAATCCCGCATTAAAAGTAGTTCCTTGCCACCGCCCAACGGTAGAGTAGCCTCAGCGCCGCCagccactgcagcagcagcagccgcagcagcatccGCAGCCAAATCAGCATTAAACGCTAATCAGGCTCATGCTAATCAATCACAATCATCACATGCCAAGAGCGGTAGCATCAGCGGCAGAATTTCAAAGCCACCGGCCACATCCgcccaacagcaacaacagcagcaacagcaacagcaaatgcGTAAGAAAGACAAAGATAGATCGAATAGTAGTTGCATTGGCAGTGGTAGTCATGTTGGTGCTGGTAGCGGTAGTCAAGCAAATAGTGTCAAGCATCTGCAGAataagcaaaagcaacaacaactacagcagcaacagcaacaaaagcaacaacaacaacagcaaccgcaacagcaaaagcagcagcaaaaacagcagcagcaactcgatgttgcagcagcagcagcaacagcagcagcagcagcaacatcggcaTCTCCCCAAAACCCAACCCGGCCTGCCACCATCAACATCAAACGGCTCACGGTACCAGGTCAGGATAGAAAATTGGCTGAAA ACGAAGGCGAGGATGGTCGTGAGactgccatttccatttccagcTGCAGTCCCCAGCCTCCGGTGCCGGAGGTGCCCGAGGAGCCCCTGGTGAAGTCGCCACCAGAACCGACCCGGGTCAAGTCCCCGGAGCAGATCATAATGCGCTCTCCCGATCCAGTCAACTGGACGGTGCCCCTGGACACTGGCAAAACCTTCACGGTGACGCAGAATGTCAAAGATG GGGAGAACTACAGCCGACCTCAGAGCGAGATTAAAGCGTCGACACCGGTGGAGAAGCCCCCACCGCCACCACAATCGGCTCCGCCACAACTAACCGAACAGGCTAAGATGGACG CCTGGAAGTCCTGCAGTCCGACCACCAGTGCCGCGATCTACGGCAAAACGCTGACGCcccatgccacgcccaccggcCAGCCGGGCGGCGCGGTGCGCTGCACTGTCGCCCAGGATGAGCCGCCTCAGCAGCCGGATCCTGCGAtgtcgtcctcctcgtcgACGGGCACTGCCTCCACCGCCCGGACAACTGCCGCCGAGGTCCTGGAGAAGGCTCGCGACCGATTCGATCGATTCtggggcagcagcagcgccagcaAGGAGGAGAGCGTCTAG